From a single Anas acuta chromosome 16, bAnaAcu1.1, whole genome shotgun sequence genomic region:
- the EEF1A2 gene encoding elongation factor 1-alpha 2, protein MGKEKTHINIVVIGHVDSGKSTTTGHLIYKCGGIDKRTIEKFEKEAAEMGKGSFKYAWVLDKLKAERERGITIDISLWKFETTKYYITIIDAPGHRDFIKNMITGTSQADCAVLIVAAGVGEFEAGISKNGQTREHALLAYTLGVKQLIVGINKMDSTEPPYSEKRYDEIVKEVSAYIKKIGYNPATVPFVPISGWHGDNMLEPSPNMPWFKGWKVERKEGNASGVSLLEALDTILPPTRPTDKPLRLPLQDVYKIGGIGTVPVGRVETGILRPGMVVTFAPVNITTEVKSVEMHHEALSEALPGDNVGFNVKNVSVKDIRRGNVCGDSKSDPPQEAAQFTSQVIILNHPGQISAGYSPVIDCHTAHIACKFAELKEKIDRRSGKKLEDNPKSLKSGDAAIVEMIPGKPMCVESFSQYPPLGRFAVRDMRQTVAVGVIKNVEKKSGGAGKVTKSAQKAQKAGK, encoded by the exons atggggaaggagaagacGCACATCAACATCGTCGTCATTGGGCATGTGGACTCTGGGAAATCCACCACCACCGGGCACCTCATCTACAAATGCGGGGGCATTGACAAAAGGACCATTGAGAAATTCGAGAAGGAGGCTGCCGAG ATGGGGAAAGGGTCCTTCAAATACGCCTGGGTGCTGGACAAGCTGAAGGCCGAGCGTGAGCGCGGCATCACCATCGACATCTCGCTGTGGAAGTTCGAGACCACCAAGTACTACATCACCATCATCGACGCGCCCGGCCACAGGGACTTCATCAAGAACATGATCACCGGGACCTCCCAG GCCGACTGCGCTGTGCTGATTGTTGCTGCCGGCGTCGGCGAGTTTGAAGCCGGCATCTCCAAGAACGGGCAGACCCGCGAGCACGCCCTGCTGGCTTACACCCTGGGGGTGAAGCAGCTCATCGTCGGCATCAACAAGATGGATTCCACGGAGCCCCCCTACAGCGAGAAGCGCTACGACGAGATCGTCAAGGAGGTCAGCGCCTACATCAAGAAGATCGGCTACAACCCGGCCACGGTTCCCTTCGTGCCCATCTCGGGCTGGCACGGGGACAACATGCTGGAGCCCTCCCCTAAT ATGCCTTGGTTCAAAGGCTGGAAGGTGGAGCGCAAGGAAGGCAACGCGAGCGGGGTGTCCCTCCTGGAGGCCCTGGACACCATCCTGCCCCCGACCCGCCCCACAGACAAGCCCCTGCGCCTGCCCCTGCAGGACGTCTACAAGATCGGAg GGATCGGCACTGTCCCCGTGGGCCGAGTGGAGACCGGCATCCTGCGGCCCGGCATGGTGGTCACCTTCGCTCCCGTGAACATCACCACCGAGGTGAAGTCGGTGGAGATGCACCACGAGGCGCTGAGCGAGGCCCTGCCTGGGGACAACGTTGGCTTCAACGTGAAGAACGTCTCCGTCAAGGACATCCGCCGCGGGAACGTCTGCGGGGACAGCAAGTCGGACCCGCCGCAGGAGGCGGCACAGTTCACGTCTCAG GTGATCATCCTGAACCACCCCGGGCAGATCAGCGCCGGCTACTCGCCCGTCATCGACTGCCACACCGCACACATCGCCTGCAAGTTCGCCGAGCTGAAGGAGAAGATCGACCGGCGCTCCGGCAAGAAGCTGGAGGACAACCCCAAGTCCCTGAAATCGGGCGATGCGGCCATCGTGGAGATGATTCCTGGCAAGCCGATGTGTGTGGAGAGCTTCTCCCAGTACCCACCCCTCG GCCGCTTCGCTGTCCGTGACATGCGGCAGACCGTGGCCGTGGGCGTCATCAAGAACGTGGAGAAGAAGAGCGGTGGGGCCGGCAAAGTCACCAAGTCCGCCCAGAAGGCCCAGAAGGCTGGCAAATGA